Within the Medicago truncatula cultivar Jemalong A17 chromosome 4, MtrunA17r5.0-ANR, whole genome shotgun sequence genome, the region ttattataccaaaaaaaactaacaaccAGTAATTTACTTAACATAGTGccgtgattttttttattattgtatcACAACATattgattaaagaaaaaaaattaaaacgtaATCCTCctctagaaaaaaaataattcaaaacgtTATCCTGACTAGTGACTTGGTGTTGCTATTAACATGGTCCATGTGTCGTGGGTAATGATAAAGTGGATAAAACTGTAATTTTGGTGGTTCATTGATACTTTTTCAGCTTTCTTCGCAAGATAGAggagaaaccaaaaagtaagaaTTTGGTCTCCTCTAGTTCTCTCTCTTCAACTTCTCTCATGCATCAAATTGAAGAAAGTTACTCTCTattctctatttctctcttctttatttctttagAACCAAACAAAGTGTAAGGGCACTGGTTATGTAATATCAAATActtcctccggtcctatttacaagagaaatttgactttttagatacattgaataatgtatataTCTAGTCGAGAACctaaatcaaatacataaattatttaatgtatctaaaaaataaattgtttcttgtaaataggaTCAGAGAGAGTATTTCTCTAAGGGTAATGGTTAAGGATatcaaaaatagaattttttcattaaaaacaacaactttttgattttcataaaattaaacatttcaGTTTTCAccaatttttaatacataattTCTATATTAATCTTCTTAACTAGTGTGCTTAGAACATTAGTTAACATTTCactatctttaattatctatttaaaaaaagggttatgttaaccggtgcctAGGCACGGGTTAGCAAAATctttaaagatattaaaaataaaaaatatgtttcagAATAACTAAGGTCGTGTAATAAGTAACAGAGTGACTATATTGTTGTTAAATGAAAATGTCAGAACTGAGAAGCATGTGAATGTATTCATCAACTTCAATAATACAGTGTTAAATTAGTCACAAGCAGAAGAGCTTGAAGATTAAAAAATGAGACACAATTTGTGGGGGGCTGTGGAGTAGTGCGTACCCAAAATAGGAAGTAGGAACTGAGTGATCCACTGCTATTGTTGTTAGTGGGGACCacttcaaaattcaaaccatGTGAATGTGATGAAGACGGTCAATTATTGGGCAATTGCATACAACTCATTCTATCTTTCATTGCTTTCGCATCCAAACAAAAATTCCGGGCACTGCCCTTTTCACGAGAAAGTTACTCCGTGTGCTAGTAATTTTGTATGCTTTCTTCTTGTTATAAGTTAAACAGAGGAAGTGCCTTCCTTGTCCAACTCAATATCCAACACATGTTATACGACACATATGTTCTTCAACTCGGAACTCacatttttaagattttgaacacGCTTGTCCTTTGAGCCACATTTTAAAGGAGATCCAAACCAGGAGGTAATGGGGTGGTGACGATTTTTACCTTTCCATTCCCATACACTACACCCAAATACTTAATCAATGACCCTATTTATATTCAATGGAGATGAAAAATCTCATCTCATCTCTATCCCTGATGGTTTGAGTATCACCGCACCATTCACATCTCCGTAGTGgataacttttttaataacaaatatttttcaaccTCGGACTCAATGTTGCAATGTTATTATTCAGAAAATAGATGATAACGATTGATGTTTATGAtgatagagaagagagagaccGATTGTGTGAGATGTGGAAGGAGAAGAGAGACAACTTAGAGAAGTGAGTGTCTTCTAACAGAATGAGACTTTGATTGTgtgaattaaataattattgtttgagtttctatttatataaaaaaaaatatccaactTACAATTCAATATAATTCtactttatatttatgataaaCAAGAATGCACCAATTCTTATCAAAGACACTCAAaacaaataatagaaaataaatactaCGTACAAATCTTTAGGCATAAAtgcatatgaattaaatccattattaattaattaatttatgaattgatataaTGTAACTTCCGTGTACTGTGATGTTGACAAATTCGATATAACACCACCGCATTCACCTGTCGTAGTATCAGCGTTCCATTAACGCAAAAATTATGGacaagagaataaaaaaataataacaaaaataacataacataaaagGACGAAGGAGGACTAGAAAAGTGAAACATTGTTTAGTTGTCGTAGACTTGGTTGTGTTGTGGGTTCTGTCTTCTGAATCTAACTAACAACAAACCAAAGAAGCATAGATAGATCTATATCTATCTAAATCTATTAGTACAAGTTACAAAAACGGAACATAGTTTCAGTTTAGTACTATAAGCAAAATATGAAATCATATTACAATGttgtttcttctctctttcttgtcacaatattattattattttttacatctGTCAAATGTGAAGACCCTTATAGATTCTTCACTTGGAAAATCACATATGGTGATATCTATCCTCTTGGTGTTAAACAACAGGTAACTgctgttttctttctttctttctttctttgtaataataaataataactgTCATTGTTGaagttctctctttctttttgttttgtaggGGATCTTGATTAATGGCCAGTTTCCAGGGCCTCAAATAGATGCTGTTACCAATGAAAACTTGATTATCAGTGTCTATAATTACCTCACTGAACCATTCCTCATTTCTTGGTACGTACtgtactactactactactacaatTTCTTGGAACTATTTGCTATTATCAACATGTTTGAAAAAATGCCAGATTTACTACGGAATCTATGTTTAAAAGtttctctcttttttgttttttctaccaaacaaatctatatttattttttattttttattattactttagaCCACATGACTTCATTCTTTCTTTTACAGgtgcaatttttttcttcttatttagaATATAAAGGTGTGTATGAGATAAAGAacaaacataacataaatttGACATATTGGATTTAGTTCATTGGGTGGTTAGTGCggtaataattaaacaaaatctAATAAAAGGGGGATCTTGCAATAAATAGAAGTATGTACCCTTGCTTTTCTGTGTTGTCTTTTTGGGCTTTTTGTCCAATTGCTTTTTACTTTAATTAGATGTTGTTAGCTTCATTTTTAAACGGAGATGCATGGTCCATTCTCAGTTATACATTGATTAATATTTCTACTATGATGGGTTGGGATCATAAACAATGTTCTCTACTTGATTAACTTGCAATTATTCATTGACTGTACCAATCCATTACTATGCAGTGCTATAAAATTGCCAGCTAACAGACTGTATGTGTTTTAATTGCAACTGCAGTAAAATTTATTGCTGTGGTTGAGTATACTATACACTCCACAAATCACATACCGTATGAGCTGgagaaagttaattttttttttttaattatcacaacatGGATTGATGTAATGTTTTTAACATCAAGAGTTTTAATTTCCTAATTTCAATGcttttttatgtaatttgattttatatgtaTCATTTGATCATGTCCCTTTTGTAACAAAGTGCCAAAGAGAAGTTTGTTAATGCTTTAGATTTACAATCCTTAAGTGAATGGTCTAGTTTATTCATTTAGCATAAGTAAATTGTTTTAGTTTGTTGGAATTTTATGGTTTCAAACATATCTTCTGCAGGAATGGCATACAGCACAGGAGGAACTCATGGCAGGATGGAGTTTCTGGCACAAACTGTCCGATCCCGCCTGGGAAGAACTTCACTTACACTCTCCAGGTGAAGGACCAGATCGGTACCTACTTCTACTTCCCATCACTTGGAATGCATAAAGCTGCTGGTGCATTTGGTGGCATCAGAATTTGGAGCCGTCCTCGCATTCCTGTTCCTTTTCCTCCTCCTGCTGGGGACTTTACCTTACTTGCTGGTGATTGGTCCAAGCTAGGCCACCGCGTAATCAAATTCTTTGCATTCAtttcaatttcttattttttctaGTCAGTGTCTCCTAAGTCCTTTCTCAATACTTATTACGTACCCTCTGATGTTTTAGAGATTGAGACGAGTCCTGGAGAATGGCCACAATCTTCCCTTCCCTGATGGCCTTCTTATCAATGGCCGTGGTTGGAATGGAAACACATTCACTGTCGATCAAGGTTGGTAGAAAAAATAACTTGTGATAGTAGTAGTAgtacattttgattttaatgcATTGCTTAAATGTTGCTTAATGCATTGTTTAAATGTTGAATTTGCAGGTAAGACATATAGATTCAGAATATCAAATGTTGGGCTCGCAACATCCATCAACTTCAGAATCCAAGGACACTCATTGAAACTTGTAGAAGTAGAAGGATCTCATACCCTCCAAAACACTTATTCTTCACTCGACATCCATCTCGGGCAGTCCTATTCTGTGCTGGTCATGGCTAACCAGCCTGTCAAGGATTACTACATAGTTGTCTCTACGCGATTCACCAGACGAGTACTCACAACAACTTCCATTCTTCATTACAGCTATTCACGCATCGGGGTATCTGGTCCTGTTCCTCCGGGCCCTACTCTTGATGTTGTTTCATCTGTCTTCCAAGCCAGAACAATTAGGTGCTCTTTTGTTTCCCTTATTGCCCCTTTTCTTATTGAAGCTTAGTTTCATTATTATCGAGATTTTCATGTATATACATTGCTTTCTTATGGCAAACTCTATTTAgtgtattattatgttttataatGTCGAATCAAATTTTGAACTATCCAAGAAAGATCTGTTTCTCACAAAGTCCTCGAGTAAAAAGAAAGTGATTactttttaattactttttcagTTAAAAATTTATGTGTTATTGCTCCTGAAACCAGGTGGAACCTGACAGCAAGTGGACCAAGACCAAACCCTCAAGGATCTTATCACTATGGATTGATCAAGCCGACTCGAACCATCATGCTTGCAAACTCTGCTCCTTACATAAATGGCAAGCAGAGGTATGCTGTCAACAGTGTATCGTATATTGCGCCAGACACTCCATTGAAACTTGCTGACTACTTCAACATTCCCGGAGTTTTCTATGTTGGAGGCATCTCTACCTCGCCCACCGGAGGCAATGCCTACCTCCAAACTGCTGTCATGGGTGCTAATTTCCATGAGTATGTGgagattgtgttccaaaattGGGAGAATTCTGTGCAATCATGGCATATTGATGGCTATTCCTTCTTTGTTGTAGGGTAAGCTTATAATACATAGAAATATTGCTATTTAACCGACACTTAAATCTTGATACACTGACAGTTTTAAAACTTTTACACTGTTAGCAAATCACAATCAATATgattaaataaacttttaatgATCTAACGATTATGAATAAGATTAGTTTGCACTGACAGTATATATGAATGAAACCatttaataaattcaatttttagccTAACACAACTTTATGAAATGAATAGGTTTGGTAGTGGGCAGTGGACACCTAATAGTAGAGGACGCTACAATCTGAGAGACACTGTTGCTAGATGTACTACTCAGGTATAAAAAAGTATTGCagttattaatttaatgaatgCTTTTAATAGATTAGTAAGTTTTTGCATTCTAAATTCGTATTTGAATGCATGCAGGTTTATCCGAGGTCATGGACAGCAATATACATGGCTCTTGACAATGTTGGAATGTGGAATATAAGGTCTGAGAATTGGGAAAGGCAGTACTTAGGACAACAATTCTATCTTAGGGTATACACACCTTCCAAATCATTGAGAGATGAATATCCAGTCCCAAAGAATGCTCTTCTTTGTGGCAGGGCAAGTGGTCGTGTCACAAGGCCTTTCTAGTTTAATTAGGATAGtttatagtatatatatataacatgatGTCACGAGAGGGTGGCATAATGTTTATATCTATATGACAACTTTCTTCTTCTACTGAGTGAGAGTATACACGCGGGAAATTCATTATTCAAAGCTAGCTCACCTTGAGCTTCCACTGTtagtctcatttttttttaaacaagtgaATGATGAAGTATATGAATATGTAGTAAGTATGAACTGTCATCATTTTTTCAAGTATTAATAAGATTAGTTCATTCTGTACTCTTTACTAGTATTCCTAGTATGTAACCCATGCCTCCTAAGGGTATCTttatctgtattttttttttttttggttacatctTTATCTGTAATTGATTGTTACagaatgcatttttttaaaatgattgtatcaaaatacatattatcgttagtaatatttattgttttaaatgTGGTATATTGAtatcaatcatatttataaagtctatattttgttgttttaacatagaaatatttttgaagagaatcaattttttttttttaaggaatttttgaAGAGAATCATATCAACATGTTATTAACTATATAGTAtgaatcataatattttttttttttttgaacaagccaaaatggaattatatacgAATTAGTAGTTCCAaacgcacaaggtgtgcctttAGAGACTACCTCAGAAACCAAGAGTTACAACGATTACATACAAAACACAACAGAAAAACCttagccaatacccaaacaaacaagagggcTTGACCACCACTGCTGAGTCCCAAAAACAAAGGTagcttttttagctttcaaccaacctagagacaacaacttaatcttatcaaGTAAACAGGGGATAGGGGTAACAACATGATTAAACATACGGTTATTACGTTCATTCCAAACAACCCAGGCACAAAGAAGCCAGATTAGTTGCATAAAAGAACGTGCAGCACCACCACCTATCAAATGAGTGAACTGTAAAAAATGAGCTGAAATATTATCTGTGTCCACCCCAAAGCAACCGATCCAATCACGCACCAAATGCCACAGAGAACCAAAAGTATCACACAATAAAAATAGATGTCGAGCCGATTCAGGATGACCGCAGCCAGCAACACACGAAGACATGTCAGACGACAACACCCGTCGAGCAATCAAATTTGTCCTTGTTGGTAAACGATCACGGAGGAGCCTCCACGCAAAAACGGAAACCTTCAAGGGAACCTGTTTGTGCCAcaccaaatccagatcatcgaCGGCGACCGGAGGTACCTGAGAGATTAACAAACTATATGCACCTCGAACTGTGTAACCACCAGATGGGTCCGGAAGCCACACCCAGCTATCTGAAACAATAGGATTCAAGGAAACATCAAGAAGTAAAGCCCTACACTCATCTagcaactcctcctcccactgCCATAAACTACGTCTCCACCTCCACACCTCCCCCCACCGCTCCGAATCAACAGAGAGCAAGTCGGCAACGGACATAGACTTATTCTCTGTTAACTCAAACAACCGCCTAAACCGCATACAAAGAGGAGCCTCACCTATCAGACCAAAACGAAGTAACAACCCCATCACCAACTCTCCTCAACACCTGATCCCCAAACCACCCGCTACCACCATCGCCTACCCCATCCCTAAGACGCCTCACCTCCGACCACCAGCAAGAAAcactccggcccccaacctccaacctGCCACCTAATTCGCCATACCTGGCGACTAAAACCCGATACCACAAACCACCTCTATCCACCAACATCCGCCAACACCATTTTCCTAACAAAGCTAAATTAAACTCCTTCAATTTCCGCACCCCCAAACCGCCACACtccttttttaaacaaacagtTTGCCAACTTAACCAAGAAATTTTCCTATTATCCtcactccccccccccccccccccccccccaaaaaaaaattaataaacaaagaATCAATAGAGGAGATTATACCTGttggagctttgaagaaggaaagtgcATAGACAGGCAGAGAGGTCAAGACAGATTTGAGTAGAACCAAGCGACCACCAAAAGAGAGAAACCGACTATTCCAACCCGACAATCTAGATTTAATACGATTCACAATAGGTTCCCAGAAACACAATCTTCGAGGGTTACCACCAATAGGCATATCTAGGTACAAGAAAGGGACAATTCCAACTTTACAACTCAACACGGATGCAGCCTCATATAACCAGGACGACCCAATATTCACCCCCACCAGCAtactcttatgaaaattcacttTCAAACCCGACATAGCCTCGAACAACACAAGGGCCGCCCTCAACGCGCGGACATTGGCCCAACTTTTAGACCCTAACAATAAAGTGTCGTCAGCAAATTGGAGGTGAGAAACAACAATCGGATTAGCGGCCCCAATGCTGTAGCCAGAGAACAATTGGGCCTCAACCAAAGACTTCATCACAATATTAAGGCCCTCTGCCGCCAACAAGAACAAAAAAGGAGATAAAGGGTCGCCTTGTCTTAACCCTCTCTTCAACGGGAATTCATCAGTTGGGCTTCCATTAACTAAAACAGACGCTGTGGCAGTGCTGACACATTCTTTGATCCATTTTCTCCAAAGAACAGgaaaaaatttgaaatactTTGTGTTACACGAATTTGTGTGGACTACAAAATGAaccataaattttaattataccAGTTTGTGTGGACTAAAAATAGAAATActattttgatttgaaaaaatgcaaatgaattaaaa harbors:
- the LOC11435802 gene encoding L-ascorbate oxidase homolog — protein: MKSYYNVVSSLFLVTILLLFFTSVKCEDPYRFFTWKITYGDIYPLGVKQQGILINGQFPGPQIDAVTNENLIISVYNYLTEPFLISWNGIQHRRNSWQDGVSGTNCPIPPGKNFTYTLQVKDQIGTYFYFPSLGMHKAAGAFGGIRIWSRPRIPVPFPPPAGDFTLLAGDWSKLGHRRLRRVLENGHNLPFPDGLLINGRGWNGNTFTVDQGKTYRFRISNVGLATSINFRIQGHSLKLVEVEGSHTLQNTYSSLDIHLGQSYSVLVMANQPVKDYYIVVSTRFTRRVLTTTSILHYSYSRIGVSGPVPPGPTLDVVSSVFQARTIRWNLTASGPRPNPQGSYHYGLIKPTRTIMLANSAPYINGKQRYAVNSVSYIAPDTPLKLADYFNIPGVFYVGGISTSPTGGNAYLQTAVMGANFHEYVEIVFQNWENSVQSWHIDGYSFFVVGFGSGQWTPNSRGRYNLRDTVARCTTQVYPRSWTAIYMALDNVGMWNIRSENWERQYLGQQFYLRVYTPSKSLRDEYPVPKNALLCGRASGRVTRPF
- the LOC112420986 gene encoding uncharacterized protein, whose protein sequence is MVHFVVHTNSCNTKYFKFFPVLWRKWIKECVSTATASVLVNGSPTDEFPLKRGLRQGDPLSPFLFLLAAEGLNIVMKSLVEAQLFSGYSIGAANPIVVSHLQFADDTLLLGSKSWANVRALRAALVLFEAMSGLKVNFHKSMLVGVNIGSSWLYEAASVLSCKVGIVPFLYLDMPIGGNPRRLCFWEPIVNRIKSRLSGWNSRFLSFGGRLVLLKSVLTSLPVYALSFFKAPTGEAPLCMRFRRLFELTENKSMSVADLLSVDSERWGEVWRWRRSLWQWEEELLDECRALLLDVSLNPIVSDSWVWLPDPSGGYTVRGAYSLLISQVPPVAVDDLDLVWHKQVPLKVSVFAWRLLRDRLPTRTNLIARRVLSSDMSSCVAGCGHPESARHLFLLCDTFGSLWHLVRDWIGCFGVDTDNISAHFLQFTHLIGGGAARSFMQLIWLLCAWVVWNERNNRMFNHVVTPIPCLLDKIKLLSLGWLKAKKATFVFGTQQWWSSPLVCLGIG